From the genome of Lasioglossum baleicum chromosome 13, iyLasBale1, whole genome shotgun sequence, one region includes:
- the Eph gene encoding eph receptor tyrosine kinase isoform X7: MAPFNMAGVAGLLATCAAAAASAAHLLPLLLLLICPRGTHAEQVVLLDTTQEEKLEWTRYPYGTDASTPGWVEESFTNFEKGINWRSYVVCDVAYNSVNNWLWTPFIERGPANRMYVEVKFTIRDCSLFPGTARSCKETFSLLYYEFDAATKEPPPWEPESYKLIGRIAAGEGRFNTNTEVVINTEVKSIPVTKKGVYFAFRDQGACISILAIKVYYISCPEVSVNFARFPATPTGREVALIEQTNGTCVDNAVVIEQPTFLCKGDGKWYLPSGGCHCKPGYHADVVKQECTKCPAGKFKFEAGSHSCEVCPAHSKSSDSGFTECRCNAGYFRAEKDPKNMPCTQPPSAPQNLTVNFVDQSTVILSWNAPHVLGGRTDTTYRVVCDACSMGVKYIPSTQEVFDDTKITITGLNAVTTYRFQVFAENGVSALAGKSEYVDITVTTEASVPSLVSNVRITSVKSSELSISWDAPITEIGADSDLVERYEVRCYSRHDDATNATVVQTSDLSATFKGLKPSTEYAIQVRAKTTRGWGEYTPVVYKKTPHAMGLDYVGEDDNMQVRIIAGAIVAVVVLLVIIIIMTVLILRSRASDECNKKQPSDCDTLEYRNGEVHCKMDSSPIVTTHTNNKSKSSLGVAAAGAGGAGGASARSYVDPHTYEDPNQAVREFAREIDAGYITIEAIIGGGEFGDVCRGKLKLPPDGRTEIDVAIKTLKPGSADKARNDFLTEASIMGQFEHPNVIFLQGVVTKSNPVMIITEFMENGSLDTFLRANDGKFQVLQLVGMLRGIASGMQYLAEMNYVHRDLAARNVLVNAALVCKIADFGLSREIESATEGAYTTRGGKIPVRWTAPEAIAFRKFTSASDVWSMGIVCWEVMSYGERPYWNWSNQDVIKSIEKGYRLPAPMDCPEAIYQLMLDCWQKERTHRPTFANLTQTLDKLIRSPETLRKIAQNRIRERGAPPPPPPASSTSSNVHLRKRSTNPLAPDAVDLTQLTSVSEWLASIKMSRYADSFERSGVTTLEAAARVTVQELTALGVTLVGHQKKIMNSVTALRAQMSATSQGFLV; this comes from the exons TGGGTGGAAGAGTCGTTCACGAACTTCGAGAAGGGCATCAATTGGCGGAGCTACGTTGTCTGCGACGTGGCGTACAACAGCGTGAACAATTGGCTGTGGACGCCGTTCATCGAGAGGGGCCCGGCGAACCGCATGTACGTAGAAGTCAAATTCACGATCCGTGACTGTTCGCTGTTCCCCGGAACCGCGCGCAGCTGCAAGGAAACATTCAGCCTGCTCTACTACGAGTTCGACGCAGCCACCAAAGAGCCGCCGCCCTGGGAGCCCGAGAGCTACAAGTTGATCG GACGCATCGCCGCCGGCGAGGGCAGGTTCAACACGAACACCGAGGTGGTGATCAACACGGAGGTGAAGTCGATCCCGGTGACGAAGAAGGGCGTGTACTTCGCGTTCCGGGACCAGGGCGCTTGCATCTCGATCTTGGCGATCAAGGTCTACTATATCAGCTGCCCGGAGGTCTCGGTGAACTTCGCGCGTTTCCCAGCGACGCCTACTGGTCGCGAGGTCGCGCTGATCGAGCAGACGAACGGCACCTGCGTGGACAACGCTGTGGTGATCGAGCAGCCTACCTTCCTGTGCAAGGGCGATGGAAAATGGTACCTGCCCAGCGGAGGATGCCACTGCAAGCCAGGCTACCACGCCGACGTCGTGAAACAGGAGTGCACCAAGTGTCCCGCCGGGAAATTCAAGTTCGAGGCGGGATCCCACAGCTGCGAGGTATGCCCGGCGCACAGCAAATCCTCCGACTCCGGGTTCACCGAGTGCCGGTGCAACGCCGGATACTTCAGAGCGGAGAAGGACCCCAAGAACATGCCGTGCACGC AACCACCCTCCGCGCCGCAGAACCTGACGGTGAACTTCGTCGACCAATCCACCGTCATCCTCTCCTGGAACGCGCCGCATGTCCTGGGCGGCAGAACCGACACCACCTACAGGGTGGTCTGCGACGCCTGCAGCATGGGCGTCAAGTACATTCCCAGCACC CAGGAGGTTTTCGACGACACGAAGATCACGATCACGGGGCTGAACGCGGTGACCACATATCGGTTCCAAGTGTTCGCCGAGAACGGCGTGTCGGCGCTAGCCGGTAAATCCGAGTACGTGGACATCACCGTGACCACCGAGGCTAGCGTTCCCAGCTTGGTGAGCAACGTCCGCATCACCAGCGTCAAGAGCTCCGAACTGAGCATCAGCTGGGACGCTCCCATCACCGAGATAGGCGCGGACAGCGACCTGGTCGAGCGATACGAAG TGAGGTGCTATTCACGCCACGACGACGCTACCAACGCCACCGTCGTCCAAACATCGGACCTGTCCGCGACGTTCAAGGGCCTGAAACCATCCACGGAGTACGCGATCCAGGTGCGAGCGAAAACGACCCGCGGATGGGGCGAGTACACGCCTGTGGTGTACAAGAAAACGCCGCATGCCATGGGCCTAG ATTACGTTGGAGAGGATGACAACATGCAGGTGAGGATCATAGCGGGCGCGATCGTAGCCGTGGTGGTTCTGCTGGTGATCATCATCATCATGACAGTTCTGATACTGAGAAG CAGGGCCTCGGACGAGTGCAACAAGAAACAGCCGAGCGACTGCGACACCCTGGAGTACAGGAACGGCGAAG TGCACTGCAAAATGGACAGTTCACCGATTGTGACAACCCACACCAACAACAAGAGCAAGTCCTCGC TGGGGGTCGCTGCCGCAGGTGCTGGAGGCGCCGGTGGTGCGAGCGCGAGGAGTTACGTCGATCCTCACACCTACGAGGACCCGAACCAGGCTGTCAGAGAGTTCGCTCGCGAGATCGACGCGGGATACATCACGATAGAAGCCATCATAG GTGGCGGTGAATTCGGCGACGTGTGTCGAGGAAAGCTGAAACTGCCGCCGGATGGTCGAACGGAGATCGACGTCGCCATCAAGACCCTGAAGCCAGGTTCCGCGGACAAGGCTAGGAACGACTTCCTCACCGAGGCCTCGATCATGGGCCAGTTCGAGCATCCGAACGTGATATTCCTCCAAGGTGTCGTGACCAAGAGCAACCCGGTGATGATCATCACCGAGTTCATGGAGAACGGCAGCTTGGACACCTTCCTGCGTGCGAACGACGGCAAGTTCCAGGTGCTGCAGCTGGTCGGCATGCTGCGCGGCATCGCCAGCGGCATGCAATACCTCGCGGAGATGAACTACGTGCATCGGGATCTCGCTGCGAGGAACGTCCTCGTGAACGCCGCACTCGTGTGCAAGATCGCGGACTTTGGACTGAGCAGGGAGATCGAGAGCGCTACGGAGGGAGCCTACACGACCAGG GGTGGAAAGATTCCGGTGCGATGGACAGCTCCCGAGGCGATAGCGTTCCGGAAGTTCACAAGCGCGTCGGACGTGTGGAGCATGGGCATCGTGTGTTGGGAGGTGATGTCGTACGGGGAGAGGCCGTACTGGAACTGGTCGAATCAGGACGTGATCAAGTCGATCGAGAAAGGCTACAGGCTTCCAGCGCCGATGGACTGTCCGGAGGCGATCTACCAGCTGATGCTCGACTGCTGGCAGAAGGAACGAACCCATCGCCCGACCTTCGCCAACCTGACCCAGACCTTGGACAAGCTAATCCGGAGCCCGGAGACGCTCAGGAAAATCGCCCAGAACAG AATCAGGGAAAGGGGTGCTccacccccacccccacccGCCTCGTCGACATCCTCCAACGTGCATTTGAGGAAAAG GAGCACCAATCCACTGGCGCCGGACGCGGTGGACTTGACGCAGCTGACCTCGGTCAGCGAGTGGCTGGCCTCGATCAAGATGTCCCGGTACGCGGACAGTTTCGAGAGGTCCGGCGTGACGACGCTGGAGGCGGCTGCCCGCGTCACCGTGCAAGAGCTGACGGCGTTGGGCGTGACGTTGGTGGGCCACCAGAAGAAGATCATGAACAGCGTGACCGCGTTGCGGGCGCAGATGTCCGCCACCTCGCAAGGTTTCCTCGTGTAA
- the Eph gene encoding eph receptor tyrosine kinase isoform X18, translating to MAPFNMAGVAGLLATCAAAAASAAHLLPLLLLLICPRGTHAEQVVLLDTTQEEKLEWTRYPYGTDASTPGWVEESFTNFEKGINWRSYVVCDVAYNSVNNWLWTPFIERGPANRMYVEVKFTIRDCSLFPGTARSCKETFSLLYYEFDAATKEPPPWEPESYKLIGRIAAGEGRFNTNTEVVINTEVKSIPVTKKGVYFAFRDQGACISILAIKVYYISCPEVSVNFARFPATPTGREVALIEQTNGTCVDNAVVIEQPTFLCKGDGKWYLPSGGCHCKPGYHADVVKQECTKCPAGKFKFEAGSHSCEVCPAHSKSSDSGFTECRCNAGYFRAEKDPKNMPCTQPPSAPQNLTVNFVDQSTVILSWNAPHVLGGRTDTTYRVVCDACSMGVKYIPSTQEVFDDTKITITGLNAVTTYRFQVFAENGVSALAGKSEYVDITVTTEASVPSLVSNVRITSVKSSELSISWDAPITEIGADSDLVERYEVRCYSRHDDATNATVVQTSDLSATFKGLKPSTEYAIQVRAKTTRGWGEYTPVVYKKTPHAMGLDYVGEDDNMQVRIIAGAIVAVVVLLVIIIIMTVLILRSRASDECNKKQPSDCDTLEYRNGEVGVAAAGAGGAGGASARSYVDPHTYEDPNQAVREFAREIDAGYITIEAIIGGGEFGDVCRGKLKLPPDGRTEIDVAIKTLKPGSADKARNDFLTEASIMGQFEHPNVIFLQGVVTKSNPVMIITEFMENGSLDTFLRANDGKFQVLQLVGMLRGIASGMQYLAEMNYVHRDLAARNVLVNAALVCKIADFGLSREIESATEGAYTTRGGKIPVRWTAPEAIAFRKFTSASDVWSMGIVCWEVMSYGERPYWNWSNQDVIKSIEKGYRLPAPMDCPEAIYQLMLDCWQKERTHRPTFANLTQTLDKLIRSPETLRKIAQNRIRERGAPPPPPPASSTSSNVHLRKRSTNPLAPDAVDLTQLTSVSEWLASIKMSRYADSFERSGVTTLEAAARVTVQELTALGVTLVGHQKKIMNSVTALRAQMSATSQGFLV from the exons TGGGTGGAAGAGTCGTTCACGAACTTCGAGAAGGGCATCAATTGGCGGAGCTACGTTGTCTGCGACGTGGCGTACAACAGCGTGAACAATTGGCTGTGGACGCCGTTCATCGAGAGGGGCCCGGCGAACCGCATGTACGTAGAAGTCAAATTCACGATCCGTGACTGTTCGCTGTTCCCCGGAACCGCGCGCAGCTGCAAGGAAACATTCAGCCTGCTCTACTACGAGTTCGACGCAGCCACCAAAGAGCCGCCGCCCTGGGAGCCCGAGAGCTACAAGTTGATCG GACGCATCGCCGCCGGCGAGGGCAGGTTCAACACGAACACCGAGGTGGTGATCAACACGGAGGTGAAGTCGATCCCGGTGACGAAGAAGGGCGTGTACTTCGCGTTCCGGGACCAGGGCGCTTGCATCTCGATCTTGGCGATCAAGGTCTACTATATCAGCTGCCCGGAGGTCTCGGTGAACTTCGCGCGTTTCCCAGCGACGCCTACTGGTCGCGAGGTCGCGCTGATCGAGCAGACGAACGGCACCTGCGTGGACAACGCTGTGGTGATCGAGCAGCCTACCTTCCTGTGCAAGGGCGATGGAAAATGGTACCTGCCCAGCGGAGGATGCCACTGCAAGCCAGGCTACCACGCCGACGTCGTGAAACAGGAGTGCACCAAGTGTCCCGCCGGGAAATTCAAGTTCGAGGCGGGATCCCACAGCTGCGAGGTATGCCCGGCGCACAGCAAATCCTCCGACTCCGGGTTCACCGAGTGCCGGTGCAACGCCGGATACTTCAGAGCGGAGAAGGACCCCAAGAACATGCCGTGCACGC AACCACCCTCCGCGCCGCAGAACCTGACGGTGAACTTCGTCGACCAATCCACCGTCATCCTCTCCTGGAACGCGCCGCATGTCCTGGGCGGCAGAACCGACACCACCTACAGGGTGGTCTGCGACGCCTGCAGCATGGGCGTCAAGTACATTCCCAGCACC CAGGAGGTTTTCGACGACACGAAGATCACGATCACGGGGCTGAACGCGGTGACCACATATCGGTTCCAAGTGTTCGCCGAGAACGGCGTGTCGGCGCTAGCCGGTAAATCCGAGTACGTGGACATCACCGTGACCACCGAGGCTAGCGTTCCCAGCTTGGTGAGCAACGTCCGCATCACCAGCGTCAAGAGCTCCGAACTGAGCATCAGCTGGGACGCTCCCATCACCGAGATAGGCGCGGACAGCGACCTGGTCGAGCGATACGAAG TGAGGTGCTATTCACGCCACGACGACGCTACCAACGCCACCGTCGTCCAAACATCGGACCTGTCCGCGACGTTCAAGGGCCTGAAACCATCCACGGAGTACGCGATCCAGGTGCGAGCGAAAACGACCCGCGGATGGGGCGAGTACACGCCTGTGGTGTACAAGAAAACGCCGCATGCCATGGGCCTAG ATTACGTTGGAGAGGATGACAACATGCAGGTGAGGATCATAGCGGGCGCGATCGTAGCCGTGGTGGTTCTGCTGGTGATCATCATCATCATGACAGTTCTGATACTGAGAAG CAGGGCCTCGGACGAGTGCAACAAGAAACAGCCGAGCGACTGCGACACCCTGGAGTACAGGAACGGCGAAG TGGGGGTCGCTGCCGCAGGTGCTGGAGGCGCCGGTGGTGCGAGCGCGAGGAGTTACGTCGATCCTCACACCTACGAGGACCCGAACCAGGCTGTCAGAGAGTTCGCTCGCGAGATCGACGCGGGATACATCACGATAGAAGCCATCATAG GTGGCGGTGAATTCGGCGACGTGTGTCGAGGAAAGCTGAAACTGCCGCCGGATGGTCGAACGGAGATCGACGTCGCCATCAAGACCCTGAAGCCAGGTTCCGCGGACAAGGCTAGGAACGACTTCCTCACCGAGGCCTCGATCATGGGCCAGTTCGAGCATCCGAACGTGATATTCCTCCAAGGTGTCGTGACCAAGAGCAACCCGGTGATGATCATCACCGAGTTCATGGAGAACGGCAGCTTGGACACCTTCCTGCGTGCGAACGACGGCAAGTTCCAGGTGCTGCAGCTGGTCGGCATGCTGCGCGGCATCGCCAGCGGCATGCAATACCTCGCGGAGATGAACTACGTGCATCGGGATCTCGCTGCGAGGAACGTCCTCGTGAACGCCGCACTCGTGTGCAAGATCGCGGACTTTGGACTGAGCAGGGAGATCGAGAGCGCTACGGAGGGAGCCTACACGACCAGG GGTGGAAAGATTCCGGTGCGATGGACAGCTCCCGAGGCGATAGCGTTCCGGAAGTTCACAAGCGCGTCGGACGTGTGGAGCATGGGCATCGTGTGTTGGGAGGTGATGTCGTACGGGGAGAGGCCGTACTGGAACTGGTCGAATCAGGACGTGATCAAGTCGATCGAGAAAGGCTACAGGCTTCCAGCGCCGATGGACTGTCCGGAGGCGATCTACCAGCTGATGCTCGACTGCTGGCAGAAGGAACGAACCCATCGCCCGACCTTCGCCAACCTGACCCAGACCTTGGACAAGCTAATCCGGAGCCCGGAGACGCTCAGGAAAATCGCCCAGAACAG AATCAGGGAAAGGGGTGCTccacccccacccccacccGCCTCGTCGACATCCTCCAACGTGCATTTGAGGAAAAG GAGCACCAATCCACTGGCGCCGGACGCGGTGGACTTGACGCAGCTGACCTCGGTCAGCGAGTGGCTGGCCTCGATCAAGATGTCCCGGTACGCGGACAGTTTCGAGAGGTCCGGCGTGACGACGCTGGAGGCGGCTGCCCGCGTCACCGTGCAAGAGCTGACGGCGTTGGGCGTGACGTTGGTGGGCCACCAGAAGAAGATCATGAACAGCGTGACCGCGTTGCGGGCGCAGATGTCCGCCACCTCGCAAGGTTTCCTCGTGTAA
- the Eph gene encoding eph receptor tyrosine kinase isoform X20, producing MAPFNMAGVAGLLATCAAAAASAAHLLPLLLLLICPRGTHAEQVVLLDTTQEEKLEWTRYPYGTDASTPGWVEESFTNFEKGINWRSYVVCDVAYNSVNNWLWTPFIERGPANRMYVEVKFTIRDCSLFPGTARSCKETFSLLYYEFDAATKEPPPWEPESYKLIGRIAAGEGRFNTNTEVVINTEVKSIPVTKKGVYFAFRDQGACISILAIKVYYISCPEVSVNFARFPATPTGREVALIEQTNGTCVDNAVVIEQPTFLCKGDGKWYLPSGGCHCKPGYHADVVKQECTKCPAGKFKFEAGSHSCEVCPAHSKSSDSGFTECRCNAGYFRAEKDPKNMPCTQPPSAPQNLTVNFVDQSTVILSWNAPHVLGGRTDTTYRVVCDACSMGVKYIPSTEVFDDTKITITGLNAVTTYRFQVFAENGVSALAGKSEYVDITVTTEASVPSLVSNVRITSVKSSELSISWDAPITEIGADSDLVERYEVRCYSRHDDATNATVVQTSDLSATFKGLKPSTEYAIQVRAKTTRGWGEYTPVVYKKTPHAMGLDYVGEDDNMQVRIIAGAIVAVVVLLVIIIIMTVLILRRASDECNKKQPSDCDTLEYRNGEVTTPLFTPAVGVAAAGAGGAGGASARSYVDPHTYEDPNQAVREFAREIDAGYITIEAIIGGGEFGDVCRGKLKLPPDGRTEIDVAIKTLKPGSADKARNDFLTEASIMGQFEHPNVIFLQGVVTKSNPVMIITEFMENGSLDTFLRANDGKFQVLQLVGMLRGIASGMQYLAEMNYVHRDLAARNVLVNAALVCKIADFGLSREIESATEGAYTTRGGKIPVRWTAPEAIAFRKFTSASDVWSMGIVCWEVMSYGERPYWNWSNQDVIKSIEKGYRLPAPMDCPEAIYQLMLDCWQKERTHRPTFANLTQTLDKLIRSPETLRKIAQNRSTNPLAPDAVDLTQLTSVSEWLASIKMSRYADSFERSGVTTLEAAARVTVQELTALGVTLVGHQKKIMNSVTALRAQMSATSQGFLV from the exons TGGGTGGAAGAGTCGTTCACGAACTTCGAGAAGGGCATCAATTGGCGGAGCTACGTTGTCTGCGACGTGGCGTACAACAGCGTGAACAATTGGCTGTGGACGCCGTTCATCGAGAGGGGCCCGGCGAACCGCATGTACGTAGAAGTCAAATTCACGATCCGTGACTGTTCGCTGTTCCCCGGAACCGCGCGCAGCTGCAAGGAAACATTCAGCCTGCTCTACTACGAGTTCGACGCAGCCACCAAAGAGCCGCCGCCCTGGGAGCCCGAGAGCTACAAGTTGATCG GACGCATCGCCGCCGGCGAGGGCAGGTTCAACACGAACACCGAGGTGGTGATCAACACGGAGGTGAAGTCGATCCCGGTGACGAAGAAGGGCGTGTACTTCGCGTTCCGGGACCAGGGCGCTTGCATCTCGATCTTGGCGATCAAGGTCTACTATATCAGCTGCCCGGAGGTCTCGGTGAACTTCGCGCGTTTCCCAGCGACGCCTACTGGTCGCGAGGTCGCGCTGATCGAGCAGACGAACGGCACCTGCGTGGACAACGCTGTGGTGATCGAGCAGCCTACCTTCCTGTGCAAGGGCGATGGAAAATGGTACCTGCCCAGCGGAGGATGCCACTGCAAGCCAGGCTACCACGCCGACGTCGTGAAACAGGAGTGCACCAAGTGTCCCGCCGGGAAATTCAAGTTCGAGGCGGGATCCCACAGCTGCGAGGTATGCCCGGCGCACAGCAAATCCTCCGACTCCGGGTTCACCGAGTGCCGGTGCAACGCCGGATACTTCAGAGCGGAGAAGGACCCCAAGAACATGCCGTGCACGC AACCACCCTCCGCGCCGCAGAACCTGACGGTGAACTTCGTCGACCAATCCACCGTCATCCTCTCCTGGAACGCGCCGCATGTCCTGGGCGGCAGAACCGACACCACCTACAGGGTGGTCTGCGACGCCTGCAGCATGGGCGTCAAGTACATTCCCAGCACC GAGGTTTTCGACGACACGAAGATCACGATCACGGGGCTGAACGCGGTGACCACATATCGGTTCCAAGTGTTCGCCGAGAACGGCGTGTCGGCGCTAGCCGGTAAATCCGAGTACGTGGACATCACCGTGACCACCGAGGCTAGCGTTCCCAGCTTGGTGAGCAACGTCCGCATCACCAGCGTCAAGAGCTCCGAACTGAGCATCAGCTGGGACGCTCCCATCACCGAGATAGGCGCGGACAGCGACCTGGTCGAGCGATACGAAG TGAGGTGCTATTCACGCCACGACGACGCTACCAACGCCACCGTCGTCCAAACATCGGACCTGTCCGCGACGTTCAAGGGCCTGAAACCATCCACGGAGTACGCGATCCAGGTGCGAGCGAAAACGACCCGCGGATGGGGCGAGTACACGCCTGTGGTGTACAAGAAAACGCCGCATGCCATGGGCCTAG ATTACGTTGGAGAGGATGACAACATGCAGGTGAGGATCATAGCGGGCGCGATCGTAGCCGTGGTGGTTCTGCTGGTGATCATCATCATCATGACAGTTCTGATACTGAGAAG GGCCTCGGACGAGTGCAACAAGAAACAGCCGAGCGACTGCGACACCCTGGAGTACAGGAACGGCGAAG TGACCACGCCGCTGTTCACACCTGCAGTGGGGGTCGCTGCCGCAGGTGCTGGAGGCGCCGGTGGTGCGAGCGCGAGGAGTTACGTCGATCCTCACACCTACGAGGACCCGAACCAGGCTGTCAGAGAGTTCGCTCGCGAGATCGACGCGGGATACATCACGATAGAAGCCATCATAG GTGGCGGTGAATTCGGCGACGTGTGTCGAGGAAAGCTGAAACTGCCGCCGGATGGTCGAACGGAGATCGACGTCGCCATCAAGACCCTGAAGCCAGGTTCCGCGGACAAGGCTAGGAACGACTTCCTCACCGAGGCCTCGATCATGGGCCAGTTCGAGCATCCGAACGTGATATTCCTCCAAGGTGTCGTGACCAAGAGCAACCCGGTGATGATCATCACCGAGTTCATGGAGAACGGCAGCTTGGACACCTTCCTGCGTGCGAACGACGGCAAGTTCCAGGTGCTGCAGCTGGTCGGCATGCTGCGCGGCATCGCCAGCGGCATGCAATACCTCGCGGAGATGAACTACGTGCATCGGGATCTCGCTGCGAGGAACGTCCTCGTGAACGCCGCACTCGTGTGCAAGATCGCGGACTTTGGACTGAGCAGGGAGATCGAGAGCGCTACGGAGGGAGCCTACACGACCAGG GGTGGAAAGATTCCGGTGCGATGGACAGCTCCCGAGGCGATAGCGTTCCGGAAGTTCACAAGCGCGTCGGACGTGTGGAGCATGGGCATCGTGTGTTGGGAGGTGATGTCGTACGGGGAGAGGCCGTACTGGAACTGGTCGAATCAGGACGTGATCAAGTCGATCGAGAAAGGCTACAGGCTTCCAGCGCCGATGGACTGTCCGGAGGCGATCTACCAGCTGATGCTCGACTGCTGGCAGAAGGAACGAACCCATCGCCCGACCTTCGCCAACCTGACCCAGACCTTGGACAAGCTAATCCGGAGCCCGGAGACGCTCAGGAAAATCGCCCAGAACAG GAGCACCAATCCACTGGCGCCGGACGCGGTGGACTTGACGCAGCTGACCTCGGTCAGCGAGTGGCTGGCCTCGATCAAGATGTCCCGGTACGCGGACAGTTTCGAGAGGTCCGGCGTGACGACGCTGGAGGCGGCTGCCCGCGTCACCGTGCAAGAGCTGACGGCGTTGGGCGTGACGTTGGTGGGCCACCAGAAGAAGATCATGAACAGCGTGACCGCGTTGCGGGCGCAGATGTCCGCCACCTCGCAAGGTTTCCTCGTGTAA